One window of the Vigna radiata var. radiata cultivar VC1973A chromosome 1, Vradiata_ver6, whole genome shotgun sequence genome contains the following:
- the LOC106762361 gene encoding receptor-like protein 12, with amino-acid sequence MITATTMSMKNPIGLRVMMFMMCVVSQVVNGEQPMRCLPKEREALLQFKAAIVDPYGMLSSWTSPHCCQWEGIRCSNLTSHISILDLHGEYPYDSGPYLSGEIHKSLMELPQLQYLNLSSNYFQDTHIPEFLVSLRNLKYLDLSHCDFGGRIPSQLGSLSHLKYLNLALNYLEGSIPHQLGNLSQLQHLDLRGNLLEGNIAPQLGNLSQLHELYLGGYYRYLNISDGGQWLSNLISLAHLSLDSVSNLNTSHTWLQVIAKLPKLRELSLVDCSLSDHFILSSKHSKFNFSTSLSVLDLSGNTFTSPMVFRWVSNITSNLVHLDLSDNNLIEDLPSILGNLSSGCVRHSLQELDLRGNYIIGTFPDISVFSSLKTLLLNGNKLSGIIPECVKLPSPLESLSVRSNSLQGGIPKSFGNACSLLSLDISSNGLSDDLPMIISHLSGCARYSLQVLRLNMNQISGTLPDFSTFISLKILYLGNNQLNGEIPMDIQFPPKLEELYISSNSLKGLLTDYHFSNMSKLEYLDLSDNSLGLAFTQNWIPPFQLLFIHLRSCQLGPTFPMWLQTQNKFVTIDISNATISGIIPEWFWAKLPLQKVFYPLFLRNYAILDLSKNKFSNTLSFLCGDDAISIQTHLDISYNQLSGNIPDCWKQINSLVYLDLSHNNFSGKIPTSMGWLLDLEALLLRNNNLVEGIPFSIKNCTWLIMLDLSENKLSGSIPDWIGTKEVLKILSLGKNQFFGSLPITVCCLRSIQVLDLSLNNLSGKIPKCINNLISMAAETEYYSVSHSYDLEAWLTWKGSKQIFMDESLELLKNIDLSSNHFSEEIPVEIEKLSGLISLNLSRNNLIGKIPSSIGNLTSLETLDLSRNQLVGSIPSSLAQIYFLSVLDLSYNHLSGEIPTSTQLQSFNTSSYEDNLGLCGPPLEKFSG; translated from the exons ATGATAACAGCTACAACCATGTCAATGAAGAATCCAATTGGTTTAAGAGTGATGATGTTTATGATGTGCGTGGTGTCGCAGGTTGTTAATGGAGAACAGCCAATGAGATGCCTTCCAAAGGAGAGGGAAGCACTCCTCCAATTCAAGGCTGCCATTGTCGATCCCTATGGCATGCTATCATCTTGGACCTCACCTCACTGCTGCCAATGGGAGGGGATTCGCTGCAGCAACCTCACCTCCCATATTTCAATCCTCGACCTTCACGGAGAATATCCATATGACTCTGGACCTTATCTGAGCGGAGAGATCCACAAGTCGTTGATGGAGTTGCCACAATTACAGTATTTGAACCTCAGTTCTAATTATTTTCAAGACACTCACATCCCAGAGTTTCTTGTCTCTCTAAGAAACTTGAAATACCTTGATTTGTCTCATTGTGATTTTGGCGGAAGAATTCCAAGTCAGTTAGGTTCTCTTTCTCATTTGAAATACTTAAATCTTGCTTTGAATTATTTAGAGGGTTCAATCCCTCATCAGCTTGGAAATCTCTCCCAATTGCAGCATCTTGATCTCAGAGGCAATCTTTTAGAAGGAAATATAGCACCTCAACTTGGAAATCTCTCCCAATTGCATGAGCTCTATCTTGGAGGATATTACCGTTATCTCAATATCAGCGACGGAGGTCAGTGGCTCTCAAATCTCATTTCTTTAGCCCATCTTTCTTTGGACTCTGTATCAAATCTTAATACTTCTCATACTTGGTTGCAAGTGATTGCGAAGCTACCCAAACTAAGAGAACTAAGTTTAGTTGATTGTAGCCTTTCCGATCATTTCATTCTCTCATCCAAACATTCTAAGTTCAATTTCTCTACTTCCCTCTCTGTCCTTGATCTTTCTGGGAACACCTTTACATCACCAATGGTATTCCGGTGGGTCTCAAACATCACTTCCAACCTTGTTCATCTTGACCTTAGTGATAACAATTTGATTGAAGACCTTCCCTCCATTCTCGGTAATTTATCCAGTGGATGCGTTAGACACTCATTGCAAGAATTAGATCTCAGAGGTAATTACATCATTGGCACTTTTCCTGACATTTCAGTATTCTCTTCTTTGAAAACGTTGCTTCTTAATGGAAATAAGTTAAGTGGAATAATACCTGAATGTGTGAAGTTACCATCTCCTTTGGAGAGTTTGTCAGTTCGGTCAAATTCATTACAAGGTGGAATTCCAAAATCATTTGGCAATGCATGTTCTTTGTTGTCATTGGACATCTCTAGTAATGGCTTGAGTGATGATCTTCCGATGATAATTTCTCACTTGTCTGGATGTGCTAGATATTCATTGCAAGTATTAAGACTAAACATGAATCAAATCAGTGGCACACTACCTGACTTTTCAACATtcatatctttaaaaatattatatcttgGCAACAATCAGCTAAATGGAGAGATTCCTATGGACATTCAATTTCCACCTAAATTGGAGGAGCTCTACATctcttcaaattctttaaaaggTTTGCTGACTGACTACCACTTTTCTAATATGTCTAAGTTAGAGTACTTGGATTTATCTGATAACTCATTGGGCTTGGCATTCACTCAAAACTGGATTCCACCTTTTCAATTGCTATTTATACACTTGAGATCTTGCCAGCTAGGTCCAACATTTCCCATGTGGTTGCAgacacaaaataaatttgtcaCTATTGACATTTCGAATGCTACAATATCAGGTATTATTCCTGAATGGTTTTGGGCTAAATTACCTCTACAAAAAGT gTTCTATCCTTTATTTCTAAGGAATTATGCAATTCTTGATCTAtcgaaaaataaattttcaaatactcTTTCATTTTTGTGTGGAGATGATGCAATTTCAATTCAAACTCATTTAGACATTTCATATAATCAGTTATCCGGAAATATCCCAGATTGTTGGAAACAAATTAACTCACtagtttatttagatttaagcCACAATAACTTTTCCGGAAAAATTCCAACTTCAATGGGATGGCTTCTTGATCTTGAAGCATTATTGTTGAGAAACAACAATTTAGTAGAAGGAATCCCTTTCTCCATAAAAAATTGCACATGGCTAATAATGCTTGATTTGTCAGAAAACAAATTGTCAGGATCTATCCCTGATTGGATTGGGACAAAAGAAGtattgaaaatattaagtttGGGAAAAAATCAATTCTTTGGGAGTTTACCAATCACGGTTTGTTGTTTAAGAAGCATCCAGGTCTTAGATCTCTCATTGAACAATTTATCTGGAAAAATTCCTAAATGCATAAACAACCTTATTTCAATGGCCGCCGAAACAGAATATTATTCTGTGTCTCATTCATATGATTTGGAAGCATGGTTGACATGGAAAGgttcaaaacaaatttttatggATGAAAGTCTGGAACTTCTAAAAAACATTGATCTCTCAAGCAATCATTTTTCAGAAGAAATTCCTGTAGAAATAGAGAAATTATCTGGTCTGATTTCATTGAACTTATCAAGAAACAATTTGATTGGAAAAATTCCTTCAAGCATTGGAAACTTAACATCACTTGAGACTCTTGATTTGTCAAGAAACCAATTGGTTGGTTCAATTCCTTCAAGTCTTgctcaaatttattttcttagtgTGTTAGATTTATCTTATAATCATCTAAGTGGAGAAATTCCAACAAGCACACAATTACAGAGTTTTAATACATCCAGCTATGAAGATAATCTTGGTCTCTGTGGACCGCCACTTGAGAAGT TTTCTGGATAG